From Carya illinoinensis cultivar Pawnee chromosome 5, C.illinoinensisPawnee_v1, whole genome shotgun sequence, one genomic window encodes:
- the LOC122311602 gene encoding uncharacterized protein LOC122311602 produces the protein MCFILVADMHNENIPELDKFRALQSRSQITFSADGAPKVQDEYVETQYYRELHSIDKQHHTTGSGFIRGVGAEGEGGHEVLKLQNGQDGAGGVSCIESRSNPATNDWVPKINKDQVFVSSKPNRSESS, from the exons ATGTGTTTCATTTTAGTTGCTGATATGCATAATGAAAATATTCCTGAGCTTGACAAGTTCCGAGCGCTTCAATCTCGATCTCAG ATTACATTTTCGGCCGATGGAGCTCCTAAGGTACAAGATGAATATGTGGAGACCCAGTATTACAGGGAGTTGCACTCCATCGACAAACAGCATCACACG ACAGGAAGCGGGTTTATAAGGGGGGTGGGAGCAGAAGGTGAAGGTGGACACGAGGTACTTAAGTTGCAGAACGGCCAAGATGGCGCAGGTGGGGTGTCGTGCATTGAATCCAGAAGCAATCCTGCAACAAACGATTGGGTTCCAAAGATCAACAAAGATCAG GTCTTTGTCTCCTCAAAACCAAATCGGAGCGAGAGCTCTTAG
- the LOC122308985 gene encoding TLC domain-containing protein At5g14285-like, translating to METLLNLFSPTFPTFFLMFVLLYLFAFFVILRNWGTKHRPDAASCLLSLSHGTPAVIMAIHALRNAPTPRSFASPNAAFQNTVLEFSIAYFLMDLIHYLVFFPNDILFISHHLATLYVFVTCRYVVRHGALAIIVLLVLAEVTSACQNVWSIARLKKADVPAAAKLYEFLSPPFYVFYSVARGILGTVVVYKMGVFYASGAADNAIPRWAWISWMVVIVSAILISLLWISNKWIYWYKEKSLQVQKKVR from the coding sequence ATGGAGACTCTTCTCAATCTTTTCAGCCCAACCTTCCCTACATTCTTCCTCATGTTTGTCTTGCTATATCTCTTTGCTTTCTTTGTAATTCTTCGCAACTGGGGTACAAAGCATCGACCGGACGCTGCGAGCTGTCTCCTCTCTCTTAGCCATGGCACTCCTGCTGTTATCATGGCCATCCACGCACTAAGAAACGCCCCGACGCCGCGTAGTTTTGCTTCTCCGAACGCTGCTTTCCAAAACACAGTCTTGGAATTCAGCATAGCTTACTTCTTGATGGACCTCATCCACTACCTGGTATTCTTCCCCAACGACATCTTATTCATCAGTCACCATTTAGCTACGCTGTACGTGTTTGTGACCTGTCGTTATGTGGTTCGTCACGGGGCCTTGGCGATAATCGTGCTTCTTGTTCTGGCTGAGGTTACCAGTGCTTGTCAGAACGTGTGGAGCATTGCTAGGTTGAAAAAAGCTGATGTTCCTGCGGCTGCAAAATTGTACGAGTTTCTGTCTCCTCCTTTCTATGTTTTCTATTCTGTTGCTAGAGGGATTTTGGGGACGGTGGTGGTGTATAAGATGGGGGTGTTTTACGCAAGTGGGGCAGCTGATAATGCTATTCCGAGGTGGGCATGGATTTCCTGGATGGTTGTAATTGTTTCTGCAATCTTGATTAGCTTGTTATGGATTTCGAATAAATGGATATATTGGTATAAAGAAAAAAGTCTCCAAGTCCAGAAGAAAGTCAGGTAA
- the LOC122309176 gene encoding lysine histidine transporter 2-like, translated as MAQNGSQNDAAKQKEIDDWLPITSSRNAKWWYSAFHNVTAMVGAGVLSLPYAMSQLGWGPGVTILILSWVITLYTLWQMVEMHEMVPGKRFDRYHELGQYAFGEKLGLWIVVPQQLIVEVGVNIVYMVTGGKSLKKFHDSVCPDCKEIKTSYFIMIFASVHFVLAHLPNFNSISIVSLAAAVMSLSYSTIAWAASAGKGVKPDVDYSYTAKTTSDATFNFFNALGDVAFAYAGHNVVLEIQATIPSTPEKPSKGPMWKGVLVAYIVVAICYFPVALIGYWIFGNSVDDNILITLEKPAWLIAMANMFVVVHVIGSYQIYAMPVFDMLETLLVKKLNFKPSFILRFVTRTSYVAFTMIVAIAVPFFGGLLGFFGGFAFAPTTYFLPCIMWLAIYKPKKFSLSWIANWICIVLGVLLMVLSPIGGLRSIILSAKDYKFFS; from the exons ATGGCGCAGAATGGGTCACAGAACGATGCAGCCAAGCAGAAGGAAATCGACGATTGGCTTCCGATCACTTCTTCTCGGAACGCCAAATGGTGGTACTCGGCTTTCCACAATGTCACCGCCATGGTTGGTGCCGGTGTCCTCAGCCTGCCTTATGCCATGTCACAGCTTGGATG GGGTCCTGGTGTAACCATTCTTATACTGTCATGGGTGATCACCTTATACACTCTATGGCAAATGGTTGAGATGCACGAAATGGTACCCGGGAAGCGATTCGATAGGTACCATGAGCTTGGCCAGTATGCATTCGGTGAAAAGCTGGGACTTTGGATTGTGGTGCCCCAACAGCTGATCGTTGAAGTTGGTGTGAACATTGTCTACATGGTCACTGGAGGGAAATCTCTGAAGAAGTTCCACGACTCGGTTTGCCCTGATTGCAAGGAAATCAAGACTTCCTACTTCATCATGATTTTCGCTTCAGTGCACTTTGTTCTCGCTCATCTCCCAAACTTCAACTCTATTTCCATAGTGTCACTGGCCGCGGCGGTCATGTCCTTAAG TTACTCAACCATTGCTTGGGCAGCTTCTGCTGGGAAGGGAGTTAAACCAGATGTGGACTATAGTTACACAGCTAAAACCACGTCTGATGCTACCTTCAATTTCTTTAACGCATTGGGTGATGTGGCATTTGCCTATGCTGGCCACAATGTTGTTTTGGAGATCCAAGCAACAATCCCTTCAACTCCTGAAAAGCCTTCCAAGGGACCCATGTGGAAAGGAGTGTTGGTTGCGTACATCGTTGTGGCCATTTGCTACTTCCCTGTTGCTCTGATTGGGTACTGGATTTTTGGGAACAGCGTCGATGACAACATCCTCATCACCCTGGAGAAGCCCGCATGGCTTATTGCAATGGCTAACATGTTTGTTGTTGTTCATGTCATTGGAAGTTACCAG ATCTACGCGATGCCGGTGTTCGATATGTTGGAAACTTTGCTGGTGAAGAAACTGAACTTCAAaccttctttcattcttcgctTTGTTACTCGGACCTCGTATGTTG CGTTTACTATGATCGTAGCCATAGCAGTCCCTTTCTTTGGGGGCCTCCTTGGCTTCTTTGGCGGATTCGCTTTTGCCCCGACAACATACTTC CTCCCCTGCATCATGTGGCTCGCCATCTATAAACCCAAAAAGTTCAGCTTATCTTGGATCGCAAACTGG ATCTGCATTGTGCTAGGTGTTTTGTTGATGGTCCTATCACCCATTGGTGGGCTAAGGTCGATCATCCTTTCAGCCAAGGACTACAAGTTCTTCTCGTGA